One segment of Belonocnema kinseyi isolate 2016_QV_RU_SX_M_011 chromosome 7, B_treatae_v1, whole genome shotgun sequence DNA contains the following:
- the LOC117177169 gene encoding uncharacterized protein LOC117177169, producing the protein MLSGIMKCGDPVNPSPEKLPRLIHWIYHFPTDEESIVVCTKILCDILRLHKKRIETVQMKILKKQPLRNLAGNEVPPTSEAVYCNYFNYNSSFTFKLPRTDICNTCFKSEAEGSVNDKIVEHKGNARMYLQLKKLLSEKSSLCCEYDFAQNLPLPKLSVAYQFCKRLVWLFYAMYISIVQTRVTWSLSSKELQKKKLTLFVVLYSMRY; encoded by the exons ATGCTCAGTGGAATTATGAAATGCGGGGACCCCGTCAACCCGTCACCCGAAAAGTTGCCCAGATTGATACATTGGATCTACCATTTCCCTACTGATGAAGAAAGTATTGTAGTTTGCACAAAAATTCTTTGTGATATTCTGCGTTTACACAAGAAACGTATTGAAACTGTTCagatgaaaattttgaagaaacagCCTTTGAGAAATTTGGCAG GTAATGAAGTTCCTCCAACCAGCGAAGCTGTTTACTGCAATTATTTCAATTACAATAgtagtttcacttttaaattacCTCGCACTGACATATGTAACACATGTTTCAAAAGTGAGGCAGAAGGATCAGTAAATGACAAAATTGTAGAACACAAAGGAAATGCCAGAATgtacttgcaattgaaaaaactACTGTCGGAAAAAAGCAGCTTATGCTGTGAATATGATTTCGCTCAGAATTTACCTTTGCCAAAACTTTCAGTGGCTTATCAATTCTGCAAACGCTTAGTGTGGCTTTTTTATGCAATGTACATATCCATAGTACAAACGAGAGTTACATGGTCACTCTCCTCGAAGGAATTGCAAAAAAAGAAGCTAACACTGTTTGTAGTTTTGTACAGCATGCGATACTAA